The following proteins come from a genomic window of Geomonas sp. RF6:
- a CDS encoding NAD(P)/FAD-dependent oxidoreductase gives MTRCEVLIVGAGPAGSTCARLLKRGGLDVLLMDRAEFPREKLCAGWITPAVLEALEIDPEGYCRGRVLQEIREFRTATIGGKEIVTSYPNPVSYGIRRWEFDHYLLVRSAARHRLGEPVRTVERVADGWLVNGNIKAGLLIGAGGHYCPVSRALGARGSTEKAIAAQGCEFCLTEEEVERCGIPAGVPALFFTEDLQGYGWILRKGRYLNIGLGSRETKELPRRMAEFCAFLQERGGIGEIPHRFKGHAYLPYGNPGARRVVGDAALLIGDAAGLAYPESGEGILPAIESAIMAVHTIVAAHGDYRQKNLEPYAAHLAARFGGSAGNAATPAWLRHYGGALLFSSKWLTRRLLLDRWFLHQGVQPLPLFDPDRPAATPTIQKQPT, from the coding sequence ATGACCAGATGTGAAGTGCTCATCGTAGGAGCCGGTCCCGCGGGGTCGACCTGCGCGAGGCTCCTGAAACGGGGGGGACTGGACGTCCTCCTCATGGACCGCGCCGAGTTCCCTCGCGAGAAGCTGTGCGCCGGATGGATCACACCGGCCGTGCTGGAGGCGCTGGAGATCGACCCGGAAGGGTACTGCAGAGGGCGGGTACTGCAGGAGATAAGGGAATTCAGGACGGCGACGATCGGAGGTAAAGAGATCGTCACGAGCTATCCGAACCCCGTGAGTTACGGGATCAGGAGATGGGAATTCGACCACTACCTCCTGGTGCGCAGCGCGGCCAGGCACCGGCTGGGAGAACCGGTCCGCACGGTGGAGCGGGTCGCGGACGGCTGGCTGGTGAACGGCAACATCAAGGCGGGCCTCCTGATCGGGGCCGGAGGTCATTACTGCCCCGTCTCGCGTGCCCTCGGCGCACGGGGAAGCACCGAAAAGGCGATCGCGGCGCAGGGGTGCGAGTTCTGCCTCACCGAGGAGGAGGTCGAAAGGTGCGGCATCCCGGCCGGTGTCCCGGCACTCTTTTTCACCGAGGACCTGCAGGGTTACGGCTGGATACTGCGCAAGGGGCGCTATCTCAACATAGGTCTGGGGAGCAGGGAAACGAAGGAGCTACCGCGCCGCATGGCGGAGTTCTGCGCCTTTTTGCAGGAGCGCGGGGGGATCGGGGAGATCCCGCACCGCTTCAAGGGGCACGCCTACCTCCCCTACGGCAACCCCGGGGCGCGGCGGGTGGTGGGGGACGCGGCGCTCCTTATCGGCGATGCCGCGGGACTCGCCTATCCGGAAAGCGGCGAGGGGATACTGCCGGCGATCGAGTCCGCCATCATGGCGGTGCACACCATCGTGGCAGCGCACGGAGACTATCGGCAGAAGAATCTGGAACCGTACGCCGCGCACCTTGCAGCGCGGTTCGGGGGGAGCGCAGGAAACGCCGCCACCCCCGCGTGGCTGCGCCACTACGGCGGCGCACTCCTTTTTTCCAGCAAATGGCTGACCCGCCGACTCCTCCTGGATCGCTGGTTTCTCCACCAGGGGGTGCAGCCGCTCCCACTCTTCGATCCCGATCGTCCCGCGGCGACGCCGACGATACAAAAGCAGCCTACCTAG
- a CDS encoding SAM-dependent methyltransferase produces the protein MSEMRASAVRPKALFRSTVGDPGPVYPIDRWILSLFLKGIGNPAIRSVLWDGSDISHPGAGRVGMVIRNRATLLRLMANPLLNFGDDYSAGNIEIEGGVVNFLEAVYRGMMRPGRTCRRSRPVAHWLQRNVNSLSDSRRNIHHHYDIGNDFYRLWLDKEMLYTCAYYPAPDATLEEAQIAKMELVCRKLRLKEGDRVIEAGCGWGGLARYMAKHYGVKVRAFNISREQIAYARKRADAESITGVEFIEDDYRNITGECDAFVSVGMLEHVGPSHYRKLGEVINRTLSDTGLGLIHSIGQNVPESMSGWMEKRIFPGSYPPTLKEMAAIFEPYSFSILDVENLRLHYARTCEEWLERFESHRQQVEELFDDAFLRAWRLYLCGAIANFRAGNLQLFQVVFSRFDNNGIPWTRRGDDRGREPL, from the coding sequence ATGAGCGAGATGCGGGCCAGTGCAGTCAGACCGAAGGCACTCTTCCGGTCCACAGTCGGTGACCCCGGACCGGTCTATCCGATCGACAGGTGGATACTCTCCCTCTTTCTGAAGGGGATAGGGAACCCCGCGATCCGCAGCGTCCTCTGGGACGGCAGCGACATCTCCCATCCCGGGGCGGGACGGGTCGGCATGGTGATCCGCAACCGCGCCACCCTCCTTCGCCTCATGGCAAACCCTCTCCTCAACTTCGGGGACGACTACAGCGCAGGGAACATCGAGATCGAAGGGGGTGTGGTCAACTTCCTGGAGGCAGTGTACCGGGGGATGATGCGCCCGGGGAGGACCTGCCGCCGCTCCCGCCCGGTCGCCCACTGGCTGCAGAGAAATGTCAACTCCCTCTCCGACTCGCGCCGCAACATCCACCACCACTACGACATCGGCAACGACTTCTACCGGCTGTGGCTCGACAAGGAGATGCTTTACACCTGCGCCTACTACCCTGCCCCCGATGCCACCCTCGAGGAGGCGCAGATCGCCAAGATGGAGCTTGTCTGCCGCAAGCTGCGCCTGAAGGAGGGGGACCGGGTCATCGAGGCCGGGTGCGGCTGGGGGGGGCTCGCCCGCTACATGGCGAAGCATTACGGCGTGAAGGTTCGCGCCTTCAACATCTCGCGGGAGCAGATCGCCTACGCCAGGAAGCGAGCGGACGCGGAGTCGATAACCGGTGTGGAATTCATCGAGGACGACTACCGCAACATCACCGGAGAGTGCGATGCCTTCGTCTCCGTCGGGATGCTGGAGCATGTCGGTCCCAGCCACTACCGGAAGCTGGGAGAGGTCATCAACCGCACCCTGTCCGACACCGGACTCGGACTGATCCACAGCATAGGACAAAACGTCCCCGAATCGATGAGCGGCTGGATGGAAAAGCGGATCTTCCCGGGAAGCTACCCTCCGACCCTTAAGGAGATGGCGGCGATCTTCGAGCCGTACAGCTTCAGCATCCTCGACGTGGAGAACCTGCGCCTCCATTACGCCCGCACCTGCGAGGAGTGGCTGGAGCGCTTCGAGTCGCACCGGCAGCAGGTGGAGGAACTCTTCGACGATGCCTTCCTGAGGGCGTGGCGCCTCTATCTTTGCGGTGCCATCGCCAACTTCAGGGCCGGCAACCTGCAGCTATTCCAGGTCGTCTTTTCCCGTTTCGACAACAACGGCATCCCCTGGACCCGCAGGGGGGACGACAGGGGGAGAGAGCCGCTATGA